The following are encoded in a window of Chondrinema litorale genomic DNA:
- a CDS encoding SusE domain-containing protein: protein MKSIIYKILAFAFAIGLVGCKEDELDHLNVTAVQNLYAPEDSKYVQLQSSSSASVLFEWELAKAEDGGLVMYEVAFDVEGGDFSNPIYKLASDNNGALNRATITHKTLNQIAALAGIESAATGKIQWTIISSKGINEMPSDLKRVLELTRLAGFADVPVDVFITGEASENGDDLASAIKMKSTATGEFEVYTQLTAGQSYYFVDRTSGTPRTFYIDGEVVKEDGTSTMGETAVYKINLDFNTGAADYTLVKNIELFFSPNNVYLFEIPYVGNGMWMVEDQAIEFKQESWGRDERYKFRMTVDNGNGDEYIWWGSQNADNSRPNDTTPDSFYYLYEAPSDQWSYTFKFSETVDMTYSDVILYFQADNEYTHEIIKKSDME, encoded by the coding sequence ATGAAATCGATTATATATAAAATTTTAGCATTTGCATTCGCAATAGGGCTGGTGGGTTGTAAAGAAGATGAACTCGACCATCTAAATGTTACAGCAGTTCAAAATCTTTATGCACCAGAAGACAGCAAATATGTTCAACTGCAAAGTTCAAGCTCGGCAAGTGTGCTTTTCGAATGGGAACTTGCCAAAGCAGAAGATGGTGGATTGGTTATGTACGAAGTAGCTTTTGATGTGGAAGGTGGAGATTTTTCTAATCCTATCTACAAACTGGCTTCAGATAATAATGGTGCTTTAAACAGAGCGACCATTACACACAAAACCTTAAACCAAATTGCAGCTCTTGCAGGTATAGAATCTGCCGCAACTGGCAAAATCCAATGGACAATCATTTCTTCTAAAGGGATTAACGAAATGCCCTCAGACTTAAAAAGAGTATTGGAACTAACCAGATTGGCAGGTTTTGCAGATGTACCAGTAGATGTATTTATTACAGGAGAAGCTTCTGAAAATGGAGACGATTTGGCTAGTGCCATCAAAATGAAATCTACAGCAACTGGTGAGTTTGAAGTTTACACGCAACTTACAGCAGGACAATCTTATTATTTTGTAGATCGTACCTCAGGAACTCCACGCACTTTTTACATCGATGGTGAAGTAGTAAAAGAAGACGGAACTTCAACAATGGGCGAAACAGCCGTGTATAAAATTAATCTTGATTTTAACACTGGTGCGGCAGATTACACTCTAGTAAAAAATATAGAATTATTCTTCTCTCCGAATAATGTTTACCTCTTCGAAATTCCATATGTAGGTAACGGTATGTGGATGGTAGAAGACCAAGCAATCGAATTTAAACAAGAAAGTTGGGGTAGAGATGAGCGCTACAAGTTTAGAATGACTGTAGACAATGGCAATGGTGATGAGTATATTTGGTGGGGAAGCCAAAACGCAGATAACTCTCGCCCGAACGATACTACTCCAGATTCTTTCTATTATTTATATGAGGCACCATCCGACCAATGGAGCTATACTTTCAAGTTTAGCGAAACAGTAGATATGACCTATAGCGATGTCATTCTCTACTTCCAAGCAGATAATGAATATACCCATGAGATTATAAAGAAATCTGATATGGAATAG
- a CDS encoding glycoside hydrolase family 125 protein produces MDRRSFIQGSALASAGLMFNNQYSWALNSGFPEVRVPKSERNFSSKSVEAAIKEFSNNVKNKELTWLFNNCFPNTLDTTVTHKIEKGKPDTYVITGDIDAMWLRDSSAQVWPYLNFIKDDEPLRNLIAGVINRQTKCILKDAYANAFYDDPDKVGEWATDHTDMKPGVHERKWEIDSLCYPIRLAYHYWKTTGDTSPFDNKWQSAIKVILNVFKEQQRKDDLGPYKFERTTPFATDTLPMHGYGYPVKPVGLICSAFRPSDDATVYSFLIPSNFFAVVSLRQAEEMLIKIADDKKTVASLTALANEVEQALKEHAIITHPTFGDVYAFEVNGFGSYNLMDDANIPSLLSLPYLGALPKDDKVYLNTRNFILSEENPFYFKGKAAAGIGGPHVGQDMIWPMSIIMRGLTSADKKEVKQCIDLLIKTHGDTGFMHESFHKDDPKNFSRSWFAWANTLFGELLWKTYKTTPELLT; encoded by the coding sequence ATGGACAGAAGATCATTTATACAAGGATCTGCGCTAGCTAGTGCTGGCTTAATGTTTAATAATCAATACTCATGGGCTTTAAATTCAGGTTTTCCGGAGGTAAGAGTGCCTAAGTCAGAAAGAAATTTTAGTAGTAAATCAGTTGAAGCTGCCATCAAAGAGTTTAGTAACAATGTGAAAAATAAAGAACTCACTTGGTTATTCAACAACTGTTTTCCTAACACTTTAGACACTACTGTTACTCATAAAATTGAAAAAGGCAAACCAGATACTTATGTAATTACTGGAGATATTGATGCCATGTGGTTAAGAGATAGCAGTGCACAAGTTTGGCCTTATCTTAATTTTATAAAAGACGATGAACCACTTCGTAATTTAATTGCAGGAGTAATTAACCGCCAAACGAAATGCATTTTAAAAGATGCCTATGCGAATGCTTTTTACGATGATCCCGACAAGGTAGGAGAGTGGGCAACCGACCACACAGATATGAAACCGGGTGTGCATGAAAGAAAATGGGAAATAGACTCACTGTGTTATCCGATCAGGCTTGCCTACCACTATTGGAAAACAACGGGCGATACAAGTCCATTCGATAATAAATGGCAAAGTGCGATTAAAGTCATCTTAAATGTTTTTAAAGAGCAACAGCGCAAAGATGATTTAGGACCTTATAAATTTGAGAGAACTACACCATTTGCAACAGATACATTGCCAATGCATGGTTATGGTTATCCGGTAAAGCCAGTTGGTTTAATTTGCTCAGCATTTAGACCGAGCGATGATGCCACGGTGTATTCATTTCTAATTCCATCTAACTTTTTTGCAGTAGTTAGTTTAAGGCAAGCTGAAGAAATGTTGATAAAAATTGCTGATGATAAAAAAACAGTAGCATCTTTAACCGCTTTGGCAAACGAAGTAGAACAGGCTTTAAAAGAACATGCAATTATTACACATCCAACCTTTGGCGATGTGTATGCCTTCGAAGTAAATGGTTTTGGCAGTTATAACCTGATGGATGATGCGAATATTCCAAGTTTGTTGTCTTTGCCATACCTAGGTGCTTTGCCTAAAGATGATAAGGTTTATTTAAATACCCGAAACTTTATTTTATCAGAAGAAAACCCATTTTACTTTAAAGGAAAAGCAGCAGCGGGTATAGGTGGCCCTCATGTGGGGCAAGATATGATTTGGCCCATGAGCATTATAATGAGAGGTCTTACCAGTGCAGATAAAAAAGAAGTTAAGCAATGTATCGACTTGTTGATAAAAACTCATGGAGATACTGGCTTTATGCACGAATCTTTCCACAAAGATGACCCTAAAAACTTCTCAAGATCTTGGTTTGCTTGGGCAAATACACTATTTGGCGAATTACTCTGGAAAACTTATAAAACCACTCCAGAGCTGCTCACATAA
- a CDS encoding RagB/SusD family nutrient uptake outer membrane protein has translation MKRIFLNYKMVLIALLFATACNDLDLAPTNKFTEENYWTSTDKAETVLNTAYMDMTRSNYFFFNEALSDNAYMGRGDSDNVKTISSGQQDPATSRFGGEWNMHYAGIKTCNVFLQNVDRVPDIEESHLARLKAECRFIRAFHYFQLTTWFGDVPLFAEDISLEDSKTIGRTSHSEVVDFVLTELEESAAALPTNNEYADTERGRITKGAAIALMARIHLYESNWQQVVATTEQLMNDNTNGTYELFSSYNGIFQPENEYNSEVILDHQYVPVYRTYSALFDLAPLSVGARVNTMAPTQELVDNYIMMNGKAIDEDGSGYDEADPYSNRDPRLSSTVVYNMFEWEKADGSTQTIYIEPGSAPDENAARDEYEPGGNSTSTGYYLRKYYDPTSQVNFQSGLNLILIRYADVLLMYAEAKNEMNEMSETVWNTTIRALRERAGFTDAGALTFNSAWSQDDLREIIRNERRSELAMEGLRIFDILRWKTAEDVLNGYPHGAKFGEEGTDNGYIRLEQRVFDSNKHYLWPIPRAERDLNPNLGQNPGWGS, from the coding sequence ATGAAAAGGATATTTTTAAATTATAAAATGGTCTTGATCGCCCTGCTGTTTGCTACAGCCTGTAATGATCTCGATCTGGCGCCAACTAACAAGTTTACAGAAGAAAACTACTGGACTTCTACAGACAAGGCAGAAACAGTGTTGAACACCGCCTACATGGATATGACCAGAAGCAATTATTTCTTCTTTAATGAAGCACTTTCGGACAATGCATATATGGGCAGGGGAGATAGCGATAATGTAAAAACGATCTCTTCTGGGCAGCAAGACCCGGCAACCTCGCGCTTCGGTGGTGAGTGGAATATGCATTATGCCGGAATAAAAACTTGTAATGTATTTCTTCAGAATGTAGATCGAGTTCCAGATATAGAAGAATCACATTTAGCGAGGTTAAAAGCAGAATGTAGATTTATTAGAGCTTTCCATTACTTTCAGTTAACTACTTGGTTTGGTGATGTGCCTTTATTTGCAGAAGACATCTCTCTAGAAGATTCCAAAACAATTGGCAGAACTTCACATAGCGAAGTAGTAGATTTTGTATTAACAGAACTAGAAGAAAGTGCAGCTGCTTTGCCTACCAACAATGAATATGCAGATACAGAAAGAGGAAGAATTACGAAAGGTGCGGCAATCGCTTTAATGGCGAGAATACATCTTTATGAAAGTAACTGGCAACAAGTTGTAGCAACTACAGAACAGTTGATGAATGACAACACCAATGGTACTTACGAATTGTTTTCTTCGTACAATGGTATTTTTCAGCCAGAAAACGAATACAATAGCGAAGTAATTCTCGACCATCAATATGTGCCTGTTTACCGTACATACAGTGCTTTGTTCGATTTGGCACCGCTTTCTGTTGGAGCAAGAGTAAACACGATGGCACCCACACAAGAGTTGGTGGATAATTACATCATGATGAATGGCAAAGCGATCGATGAAGATGGTTCTGGTTACGATGAAGCTGACCCTTACTCAAATAGAGATCCGCGACTTTCAAGCACAGTTGTTTACAATATGTTTGAGTGGGAAAAAGCAGATGGCAGTACACAAACTATTTACATAGAACCGGGTTCTGCACCAGATGAAAATGCAGCTAGAGATGAGTATGAGCCGGGCGGCAATTCTACATCGACAGGTTATTATCTTAGAAAGTATTACGATCCAACATCGCAAGTAAACTTTCAGTCTGGTTTAAACTTAATTCTTATTCGCTATGCAGATGTATTGCTGATGTATGCCGAAGCAAAGAATGAGATGAATGAAATGTCTGAAACGGTTTGGAATACCACCATTAGAGCCTTAAGAGAAAGAGCCGGTTTTACAGATGCCGGTGCGCTTACTTTCAATAGCGCTTGGTCACAAGATGATTTAAGAGAGATTATTCGCAACGAAAGACGCTCAGAACTGGCAATGGAAGGTTTGAGAATATTCGATATTCTCCGCTGGAAAACTGCCGAAGATGTTTTAAACGGCTATCCGCATGGAGCTAAGTTTGGCGAAGAAGGGACAGACAATGGATATATCCGTCTAGAGCAGCGAGTGTTCGACTCGAATAAACACTACCTATGGCCAATACCAAGGGCAGAGCGAGATCTTAATCCTAACCTTGGGCAAAACCCTGGCTGGGGCAGCTAA
- a CDS encoding GH92 family glycosyl hydrolase — translation MEKYLSLIYIKFLNIFNNQLALVLGLSLIISGTGCSPKRADSASRSKYINWVNPFLGTAPLTDTTLIGYTPPPGWRVWAGLVYPGTSMPNAMVQLSPITEFGSGAGYEYEDTTIEAFTHTNKGHWNLCHIPVLPIIGNLEYDELKSRFSHESEKAMPGYYQVMLQDFNINVELTSTLRCGYHRYQYPENESPTVVFKLAQSNERVKNWHLDQVDHNVVSGFQDTGSRVHFYAVFNKTISQVDQRLKSGSEYSRLYFSAEDNTPLEMKIGLSFVSVENAKMNLEKEINEQSFEQIKEQAAQTWESHLSKVAVQGGTDREKQLFYSSLYRSFLWPALRSDVNGEFTDAKGEVTRADFNYYVRPSFWDTYRNKLVLLSMFSPEVSNDVIASLIDVGEKTGFIPTFFHGDHAAAYISGSYLRGLKDYDIKKAYDLLLRNANIEGGTRPHITEYIEKGYISTPSVEKPHVESKAKAGVTKTLEYAYDDYAVALLAKSLGDAENYETMMQRSQNYKNLFDANSGFMKGKLEDGSWVKNFNPEYPYYEYMYREANAWQSTFFAPHDTEGLIALYGDNARVEKKLDSLFTIPWNSKYIARNVSGFMGQYCQGNQPDHGFPYLYYYLDKQEKTQEILDKLLSDYYGIDEYGLALSGMDDAGEMSAWYVFNAMGFYPYSPADAEYLVTIPLFDEVTVSMPGAKLFTIEKHNKGKKIETILIDQQEVQDYKLQHDQLVKGGKMVIN, via the coding sequence ATGGAAAAATACTTATCTCTGATTTATATCAAATTCTTGAACATTTTTAATAACCAACTCGCCCTAGTATTAGGGCTATCTTTGATCATTTCCGGAACTGGGTGTAGCCCAAAAAGAGCTGATAGTGCGAGTCGCTCTAAATACATCAATTGGGTGAACCCTTTTCTCGGAACAGCACCACTTACAGATACCACTTTAATTGGCTATACACCTCCACCGGGTTGGAGAGTTTGGGCTGGTTTGGTATATCCCGGTACTTCAATGCCGAATGCCATGGTGCAATTAAGTCCGATCACAGAATTTGGCTCTGGTGCGGGTTATGAGTATGAAGACACAACAATTGAGGCATTTACCCATACCAATAAAGGTCACTGGAATTTATGCCACATCCCGGTGTTACCGATTATCGGCAACCTTGAGTACGACGAACTAAAATCTAGATTTAGTCATGAGTCTGAAAAGGCGATGCCCGGTTATTATCAGGTAATGCTGCAAGATTTCAACATCAATGTTGAGCTTACTTCTACTTTAAGATGCGGTTATCATAGATATCAATATCCAGAAAATGAATCACCTACTGTGGTTTTTAAACTGGCACAATCAAACGAAAGAGTTAAAAATTGGCATCTCGATCAAGTAGACCATAATGTGGTGTCGGGTTTTCAAGATACGGGCAGTAGGGTGCATTTCTACGCCGTATTTAACAAAACCATTTCCCAAGTGGATCAGCGCTTAAAGTCTGGTTCAGAATACTCAAGACTGTACTTTAGTGCGGAAGATAACACCCCATTAGAGATGAAAATTGGACTTTCTTTTGTAAGTGTTGAGAATGCCAAAATGAACCTTGAGAAAGAAATTAATGAGCAGTCTTTCGAGCAGATTAAAGAGCAAGCGGCACAAACATGGGAATCTCATCTTTCTAAAGTGGCTGTACAAGGTGGAACAGATAGAGAGAAACAATTATTCTATTCATCTTTATATCGCTCCTTTTTATGGCCAGCTTTGCGCAGCGATGTAAACGGAGAATTTACTGATGCAAAAGGTGAAGTTACCAGAGCAGATTTCAATTACTATGTGCGCCCTTCTTTTTGGGATACTTACAGAAACAAACTGGTTTTGTTAAGCATGTTTTCTCCGGAGGTTTCTAATGATGTAATTGCTTCGTTGATTGATGTTGGAGAAAAAACGGGTTTTATTCCCACCTTCTTTCATGGCGACCATGCGGCAGCTTACATTTCTGGTTCCTATTTACGTGGATTGAAAGATTACGACATCAAAAAAGCCTACGACTTACTTTTAAGAAATGCCAATATTGAAGGTGGAACCAGACCACATATCACCGAATACATTGAGAAGGGATATATTTCTACTCCTTCGGTTGAAAAGCCCCATGTCGAAAGTAAAGCCAAGGCAGGAGTTACTAAAACACTCGAATATGCTTATGATGATTACGCAGTAGCTTTATTAGCCAAATCTTTAGGCGATGCAGAGAATTATGAAACCATGATGCAGCGTTCGCAGAATTATAAAAATCTGTTCGATGCCAATTCTGGTTTTATGAAGGGGAAATTAGAAGATGGTTCTTGGGTAAAAAACTTTAATCCAGAATATCCATACTACGAATATATGTATCGCGAAGCCAATGCATGGCAATCTACATTTTTTGCACCTCACGATACCGAAGGTTTAATCGCTTTGTATGGAGATAATGCCAGAGTAGAAAAGAAACTGGATTCGCTCTTCACCATTCCGTGGAATAGTAAATACATTGCCAGAAATGTATCGGGTTTTATGGGGCAATACTGCCAAGGCAATCAGCCAGACCATGGTTTCCCTTATTTGTATTACTATTTGGACAAGCAAGAAAAAACGCAGGAGATTTTAGATAAACTGCTTTCAGATTATTACGGCATAGACGAATACGGGCTAGCACTCAGTGGTATGGATGATGCAGGAGAAATGTCTGCTTGGTATGTATTTAATGCGATGGGATTTTATCCCTATTCGCCAGCAGATGCAGAATATTTGGTAACAATTCCATTATTTGATGAAGTAACCGTGAGCATGCCGGGAGCAAAGCTATTTACCATAGAAAAGCATAACAAGGGTAAAAAGATTGAAACGATATTAATAGATCAGCAGGAAGTACAAGACTATAAATTACAGCACGATCAACTAGTAAAAGGAGGCAAAATGGTGATCAACTAA
- a CDS encoding PQQ-dependent sugar dehydrogenase, which produces MKNILVAIFMATILFSCSKSVNTLKEKQAIANSENDTVQTAIGELILPPPYKTESTTKRHAMTELEDVENLKVPEGFKLTKFAGDLKNPRWTYVAPNGDYFVSESNTVFSKNRITLLRDADGDGEVDMRETFLEDLNKPFGMLIIGNTFYVANTDGLYKYPYQEGQTSLKGVEGEKIVELPAGGYNNHWTRNIITNEAQDKIYISVGSASNVAEHGMDEEKRRANILVVDLDGGNEKVYASGLRNPVGMDWNPANGELWTAVNERDKLGDNLVPDYVTSVKEGGFYGWPYSYYGQIEDPRMEGKGKKLVEQAIIPDIPVGSHTASLGFTFYDQDKFPEKYRNGAFVGQHGSWNRAEFAGYKVLFIPFKDGKPSGEPEDFLSGFIADRSKAKVYGRPVCVAVTPQGDLLVNDDAGNVIWKISYAQEN; this is translated from the coding sequence ATGAAAAACATTTTAGTCGCCATATTTATGGCAACCATATTATTTTCTTGTAGTAAAAGTGTAAATACACTAAAAGAAAAGCAAGCAATAGCCAACTCAGAAAATGACACTGTACAAACAGCTATCGGAGAATTAATTCTTCCTCCTCCCTATAAAACAGAATCAACAACCAAGCGCCATGCGATGACTGAGCTTGAAGATGTAGAAAATCTAAAAGTGCCAGAAGGTTTTAAGCTAACAAAATTTGCAGGTGATCTTAAAAATCCAAGATGGACTTATGTGGCTCCTAATGGAGATTATTTTGTATCAGAATCCAATACAGTTTTTAGTAAAAATAGAATCACTTTGTTAAGAGATGCAGATGGTGATGGAGAAGTGGATATGAGAGAAACGTTTTTGGAAGACCTCAATAAACCATTTGGGATGCTCATTATCGGAAATACATTTTATGTAGCCAATACAGATGGTTTGTATAAATATCCCTATCAAGAAGGGCAAACATCACTAAAAGGAGTAGAAGGAGAGAAGATAGTGGAATTACCTGCTGGTGGTTATAACAACCACTGGACAAGAAATATCATCACCAACGAAGCCCAAGACAAAATCTACATTTCGGTAGGTTCTGCGAGTAATGTAGCAGAACACGGAATGGATGAAGAGAAAAGAAGAGCTAACATTTTAGTAGTTGATTTGGATGGTGGAAATGAAAAAGTTTATGCCAGTGGTTTAAGAAATCCAGTTGGCATGGATTGGAATCCGGCAAATGGTGAATTGTGGACAGCAGTAAACGAAAGAGATAAGCTTGGAGACAATCTGGTCCCAGATTATGTAACCAGTGTGAAAGAAGGTGGATTTTACGGTTGGCCATATTCATACTATGGACAAATTGAAGACCCGAGAATGGAAGGTAAAGGCAAGAAATTAGTAGAGCAAGCTATAATTCCTGATATTCCAGTAGGATCACATACAGCTTCTTTAGGTTTTACATTCTATGATCAAGATAAATTTCCAGAAAAGTATAGAAATGGTGCTTTTGTTGGGCAACATGGCTCGTGGAACAGAGCTGAATTTGCTGGATATAAAGTACTTTTTATTCCTTTTAAAGATGGGAAACCATCTGGAGAACCCGAAGATTTTTTATCAGGCTTTATAGCCGACAGAAGCAAGGCGAAAGTATATGGCAGACCGGTTTGTGTAGCAGTTACCCCTCAAGGTGATTTACTGGTGAACGATGATGCGGGAAATGTCATATGGAAAATCAGCTACGCTCAGGAAAATTAA
- a CDS encoding flotillin-like FloA family protein, protein MGEIITLLLLLLILTSFFTFIYYVPLNIWSQSISAGVYVSLFKIIKMRAARVPARIIVDSLISARKSGIKLSVDRLSDHFLAGGHVPSVIKALISAKNMNMALSFDEAAKIDLAGVDAFYLASLSKPDRLFDIDSIIELVEGQKYIWVNINYRIMFNSIKIENLTKAQIINNRISEICLDELNSFDDIEVLKRKPSLLSGRISQKLITNDISANVYEIKTTKLIEISENTVREMGFEKEFDKENNKIDLDNSLNLKVGDVGKIWLQSSNESAFAVINRNHCKVFLEPRLKEKMKVKVKNIYEGEVYVDIIED, encoded by the coding sequence ATGGGAGAAATAATTACATTGCTTTTGCTACTTCTAATATTGACCAGCTTTTTTACCTTCATATATTATGTGCCATTAAATATATGGTCACAATCAATTAGTGCAGGCGTTTATGTGAGTCTTTTTAAAATAATTAAGATGAGAGCTGCTAGAGTTCCTGCTCGAATTATTGTAGATAGCTTGATAAGTGCACGCAAGTCGGGTATTAAACTATCTGTAGATAGGCTATCAGATCATTTTTTGGCAGGAGGACATGTTCCTAGCGTCATCAAAGCTTTAATTTCAGCTAAAAATATGAATATGGCTTTAAGTTTTGATGAAGCAGCTAAAATAGATTTAGCAGGTGTTGATGCATTTTATCTTGCTTCATTATCTAAGCCAGATAGATTATTTGATATTGATAGTATAATTGAATTAGTAGAGGGGCAGAAATATATATGGGTTAATATCAATTATAGAATAATGTTTAATTCAATTAAGATAGAAAATCTAACAAAAGCACAAATAATTAATAATAGGATCTCAGAAATATGTCTAGATGAATTGAATAGTTTCGATGACATTGAGGTATTAAAAAGAAAGCCTTCTTTGCTTTCTGGTAGAATTAGTCAAAAGCTTATTACCAATGATATTTCTGCAAATGTTTATGAAATCAAAACAACAAAGTTGATTGAAATATCAGAGAATACAGTGAGAGAGATGGGTTTTGAAAAAGAGTTTGACAAGGAAAATAATAAAATCGATTTAGATAATTCTTTGAATTTAAAGGTCGGAGATGTTGGTAAAATATGGCTTCAAAGTTCAAATGAATCAGCTTTTGCTGTTATTAATAGAAATCATTGTAAAGTGTTTTTAGAACCAAGGTTAAAAGAAAAAATGAAGGTAAAAGTGAAAAATATTTACGAGGGAGAAGTATATGTAGACATCATCGAAGACTAA
- a CDS encoding glycoside hydrolase family 76 protein encodes MKYSLNTILILLLLSVYACDDPDDVSFEEETREIDWQTAADSSSNALVDNFWNSSDKYFNYGNTGNTDFHYWPQAHALDVLIDAYLRTGDSFYKGYIDQWYEGVPVKNGGNFINDFYDDMEWNGLAMLRAYEVTGDNKFKEGTDQVWEDIKMGWNETAGGGIAWQKNMLQYKNTPANAPASILASRLYNQFGNEADKEWALKIYDWLKSNLFDAGTGFVYDGMNRNSDMAKDNWEFTYNQGVFIGAALELYNITNEAVYLNDAIKAADYALNVHTNSTDRVLKDEGSGDGGLFKGIFIRYFTQLILHPDLAEGTKKRYVNFLYHNAETLWLDGTNRNGVLFGTYWATQPGSSVDLTVETSGAMLIEAAALLEDEGLNVD; translated from the coding sequence ATGAAATACTCCTTAAATACAATATTAATACTCTTGTTATTAAGTGTTTATGCTTGCGATGACCCGGATGATGTTTCTTTCGAAGAAGAAACGAGAGAGATAGATTGGCAAACCGCAGCTGATAGTTCAAGTAATGCATTGGTTGATAATTTCTGGAATAGTTCAGACAAATATTTTAATTATGGTAATACAGGAAATACCGATTTTCATTATTGGCCACAAGCACATGCGCTCGATGTTTTAATTGATGCTTACTTACGCACTGGCGATAGTTTTTACAAAGGATATATAGACCAATGGTACGAAGGTGTACCAGTAAAAAATGGAGGTAATTTCATTAATGATTTTTATGACGACATGGAGTGGAATGGCTTGGCAATGCTAAGAGCGTATGAAGTAACTGGCGACAATAAATTTAAAGAGGGTACAGACCAAGTTTGGGAAGATATAAAAATGGGATGGAATGAAACCGCCGGTGGTGGTATAGCTTGGCAAAAAAATATGTTGCAATACAAAAATACACCTGCCAATGCGCCAGCAAGTATTTTAGCATCAAGGTTATATAATCAATTTGGTAATGAGGCAGACAAAGAATGGGCTTTAAAGATTTACGATTGGTTAAAAAGTAACTTGTTTGATGCAGGTACAGGTTTCGTATACGATGGCATGAACCGCAATAGCGACATGGCTAAAGACAATTGGGAGTTTACCTACAACCAAGGTGTCTTTATCGGTGCTGCACTAGAGTTATATAACATCACCAATGAGGCGGTTTATTTGAATGATGCGATTAAAGCGGCTGACTATGCACTCAATGTTCACACCAACTCAACCGATAGAGTTTTAAAAGATGAAGGCAGTGGTGATGGCGGACTTTTCAAAGGAATTTTTATCAGATACTTTACCCAGTTAATTCTACATCCAGACCTAGCGGAAGGGACAAAGAAGCGTTACGTAAACTTTTTGTACCACAATGCAGAAACGCTATGGTTAGATGGTACCAATCGAAATGGGGTATTGTTTGGTACTTACTGGGCAACACAACCGGGCAGCTCTGTAGACCTAACTGTGGAGACCAGTGGAGCGATGCTAATAGAAGCCGCAGCCTTATTAGAAGATGAAGGACTAAATGTAGACTAA